Within the Syngnathus scovelli strain Florida chromosome 6, RoL_Ssco_1.2, whole genome shotgun sequence genome, the region AGTTTTGAGCCGTCGACTATCGTCCGCTTACAACTTTTGTCCCTGACAGCTTCGAGATTGTTTCATTCCAGCAGAAAAATGGCCGCAAACGATCTGTTTTGCCGTGGGGCGATTGAAGGAGCCGTTAATATGCGGGAAACTAGCCAAGGGATAAAAAGAGCTGCAAATGGCTTCACTTTTTGTAGCCTCTCACTTTTTTCCTATTAAATTCTGTTGTCAACAAGCAGACAGCGGTAATTGtgactgttctttttttttttttttttaaatcacctgCGTCTGCTGACATTTTAAATAACAGCAAATTTTCCTTTGTTGGAGAGTTAAATGTCATTAATTCTTTGCACGATTTCTTAAATGTCTgcctactttaaaaaaaaatcactaataaGCTGCTTTTACTGGCAAAAAGAAGCAAACTTAGGATGacccaatattttttatttatctttttagcTACAAGTACTAATTATATGGACTACAAGGCATTTAAACCTTTTGtctgtgtactttttttttttctttgttttgactGTAAACTAGGCAACAGGATACTGCACATCAACAGAAATAATACTCCACTGAGGGAAAAGTTAGGTACGGTTCTTAGCAAGACTTTGATTCATTTGTGAAGGGACTTCCAACTGAGCGCTACTAGCAACAGACGAGCTCATATTTTTGAGGGTTGGACAAACTTTTCTTGGCTCACCCACTGAGAAAATACATTTTCCTGTGCCGGGCTTGTTTTGTACACGTGCGGTGGAATTCAGTAGCTACTTGTTATCTGCTTCACATAAACATCCCGTACCCACTTCGGACCTTCGGGCATCGCAATTTGGATCTTTCAGTCTTGGAAAAATGAGCAACATAGTTGGAGGTGGTCTGAATTCTTTCTTTTTCATTGTGGTTGAGTAAGTATTGGCGGTCACAGTGATCTGTGAGAAGgttgttttgtaaaaaaaaaaaaaaaaaaaaaaaaaggccaggtCATTTATCTTGTTAGGTCATGCGGCTATGacagaatggggaaaaaaaaaaaaaatatgttgcacAAGCCGTCGCAGCTGCTCCGATATGCATGCGTTTAGTTCGGGGGCGGCTGTGATGGATGCTCGCAGATTGTCAGGTAACACATCAAGCCGCAGCTGAGGCAATGCGTGATGAACGCCAAACGTCTTtgacggtcggtcggtcggcctgCTCCCTTTCTTTGTCAACCCGCGTATGCTCGTGTGATTTATCGCCAAGACGAattcatccaaaaaaaaaaaaaaaaaaaaaatcagcatcgTTCATTTGCATTTGCCTGCCAGGCAAAAGAGTTCAGATGAGGGGAAACAAAGATATTGAAACCATATTGAACGGTTACATTTGTTTCATGAAATAAGTTGACACCGCAATGCGGTAAATGCACGGAGAAATATCTTTTGACGACGGCTGTGAAGGCCAAAATTTTGTTTGAGCGGACTTGGAAGTGATGAGGATTATGACACCCCCAAAATCAGCACTTGCTAACCGTAGCATCGTCTGAATCAGCCCAAACTGCACCTtagtaatattttttaaatctataataactttatatattattattaatattattattattcaataattttttaaatatttttagtaatttttttttccagtaacaTTCTTACTTGAGTACTGTTTCTGGCCGCTGAACGATAAAAACTTATTTTAAAATCACTCCAATTGCGGATAAAGATTTAAAATATGTACACAGTACTCTAAATGTCATTTCATTAGTACAACTTGGAAAATGTCATCCCGGACTGATCTGAGTGGATAAGAACAATAGTCCACTCCACTTATCTGATTGTGTGACAGCAGCATATTAaatctggcttttttttttttctacgcgGTCTTTCTTTCTTCCTCGGACGTCACTGCTTGcctgcctcacacacacacacacgcacacacatttgccTCAATAAATCATTTGATTGGCTGCTGTGTCATGCTGGAAGAGTTGAACAGAATTATTTGTTGACGTTCCTCTTTTGCTCAGTCagaataatgacgtaagcacccACTTACAATGTCACCAACAAATTGACCTGCTGATTTATGTGGCGTGGCGTGCATTCATTTCGTAGCTTACGGGCCGGAGAAGACTGTTGCAAACTTGTGGATATCTGTGTTCAAATTAGCATTTAGAAGCCATGTAGGAGGTCTCCTCTCACATTGGAAAATAAATGGCTGCTCAGCGTGGTGCTACTTCGCATTCAACTTCAGCATTGCACAAACGAGAAGAATGCAATTCTCAGAAACTCTCATACTTGAAGCCCAATGAAAAGTGATCACATGTGCAGCAGGGGGATGTGCAACTGTCCCCGTCTCATCTCTCCGCAGTAGAATTTTTAATAAAGACAGAATTGCGGACCAGTCGTAATGCCACTTTATTTACCCCAAATGAAATGCGGTCAAATCCCGAGCGTGCGTATCGAGAGAAGCTCAATTTGTAATCCAATGTTGTCTTATTGTGAGCATTATTAGTAAAATCACTAGCATTAGCTTGCTGGTATAGAGAGAAGCAataaaagatgaaaataaaaggaatacaatttcaTGTGAGGCCTTTCGGGTCTTGACATGAAATGGTTATACAGAAGCAGGTTGGACCCGATGTCGCTAATTTTGCGCAGGGAGGGCTGCGCCGCTATGGGAGAGCACACAGTCGACTTGAAGCCATTATAGTAAATGCTACCATTCCCTTTTAAAGAGGCATACTAGTAGTACACTCGAGTCTGGACACTGTGGAAGTTCATCTGCACCGTGAAGTGGCCCTTGGAAACCATCGCTAACCTGCGGTTGTTTGTGTAGGCCCTTTAGCTATCCTGCAAAATATATTAAACAAGATTTGTGTTGGTTCCGTTACCATTTACGGCACAGTGTAGATTCCGTGAAATTAGACCCTGTGGACTTGACTTTTTTTATAAGCTAATACGTTTCAAAAGTCCAGCTACACATCTGTTCCCTACTGACTTCAATTGCATGACGCTAACGCTAAGACAACAGAAGGGCCGTAATGGCTGGCTTACCAGAAAGTACGCAGGTGATCCGGGATTATCATTGGAATGAAAGCGAAGCTTTtctcctgtttttatttttttttaacaacccaGCTAGAGTGCACATTTTCTTCAAACTGTTATTATAAAAGTGTCTCATTTCTCCATTTTGTTGCTTTAAGTGGTTTGAGGCTTTCCAGAAGCAATGGTGCGGAGAAAGCAGGCTTCCATAAGGCTGTCAACCCATAAAGCTCTTCAAGAAATACGTCGAAGCCTGACTGTCAGGTGGACCTGCTGCACGTTGTGTGCATTTTAGTCAAGCGTGTTATTTCTTTTTGGCCGGCAATCAGGGGACAATGTAAGCAAAAAGTCAGGTGTTTCTCCGATGAAAAGCAGCAAATGCTCACGCAATGACAGCGGTAAATAACATTAGCGGCTGTATATATTAATTGACATATTTTGGAGATGACGTTATAAATTTACGGTGCAAAATAAAAGAGTGCGCTGTGGCTTAAACAACTTGCAGTGATTTAAACATCGTCTCTCTTTCCCCATCTGCAAGACGTTCTTTTACAAAGAGTGAACGCGTAGTATGTAAGAGGTGTGGCGCGACTGATGATGTTTTATGAAGGACAGGCCCAACGTCCTCGGACTCGAGGTCCCTTTGTCAGATTAAATTTGAATGTTGGCAATCCAGCAATGGATggtgacaggcagaacaatgaAATGAGCTGCCACTAGAGAGCAGAAGATGTAACCACCATGTGTTGCTAGCGCTGGCTAGCTAGCACTGGGTTGCTAGCGCTGGCTAGCCAAAGCTAGCTCTGGCTGGGTATAAACACGCTTTCTAACATGAAATGAGCTGCCACTAGAGAGCAGAAGATGTAACCACCATGTGTTGCTAGCACTGGCTAGCTAGCACTGGCTAGCCAAAGCTAGCTCTGACTGGGTATAAACACGCTTTCTAACAATCAGAATTGAtttctatttatatttttagaacGCATGTGACAATAACCCAGCATAAAAGATGTGTTTATGGTATTTGTCCCAATGTGGGAGAAGAGCAGAGCTGGTGTGATGAATAGGGTCACTTTTCCACGACACAGACACTCCCACAGATTAAATAAGGAATAAACtgtctttttgctttttttttccccctataaAGACACAACTCACGAGTAACATCACACACCAGATGATTTGTGGAGAAAAAGTGTGGGAACGCACCAATGGAAAGTGAATGGAAAAAGGCAGAAAGGTTAATCAGAATTTGAGGCAACGACACGCTCAGGGCTAATGCTCATCACTCCTTTCTCATTTTCGCCATTTGCATGTGGGTAATTTTTTTGGAGCACAATTGATTGTCGATCTTACTCAATTAGTTTCACTCGCCAACAAACAATGTTGAAATTGATTACAATGATTACAGTCATCAAAATCTGTCGCTCCTTAAACACTGCATTGCTTATTCAGGGTCCATTTCATTAAATGGAAGTAGAGTATATTTGCTAGTCTGAGTTGTCATTGAATGTCATGAGGAATGCAGACGGGATTTGACTCAAATCAATTCccctttggctttcactatctcTCGGATATTAAAACACCGCAAGGTCCACAGCGTTGCCAGGCTTCGCATACCAGACTTCACCGTGTCACGACATGATGATACAGAGACACAAATCAAAATGCCTAACGAAATGGATTCAAACGTtgggtatcaaaagtctacacacccctgtgcaATGGCAGTTTTgtgatttgaaaaaacaaaaaggcctcGGAAAGCACAATTGTGCACTGTTTCTttaacatgttttaaaaaaaaaaggaaaaaaaggaaacttgAAAACTGCAGCTGTTTTCCGCTTCCTGTGTTTACTTTCACTTCTGTGCGTTGCTCCGTCAGGTAAGAAGGGACAGTTTTGTGCCGTGCATGATTGTTTTGCAAAGTTcattttaaacaaacaaaacaagcgtTCTATTTAAACTGGTCTCAAAGTCCTCTCTTGGATGGCTCAAATTTTCCATCAGAAATGGCTTTAAGGATTCTTCTACTTTCTTTAATAACAACAATGGAGAACATTAACGGTTCTGTTGACCCCGTCATCTCCATCGTCTGCCTTGTACTTGCATACTTTTCAGCATGTCCATTTGAGTTACGATGTCTGAATTCTTGAGCACATGTCGGCGAGCCCCGTGTTGTAATTGTGCTTGATACGCTTTGATCTCTCTCCAGAAGATGGATGAGATATCATCTAGTGCAGGCAGCGCCGCGGTGCCTTCTGCCGACGTTCCACCTCTGAGGCAAGGCGAGAGCTTCCACGTCTTCATCAGCTACAGCAGCACCGACTACCAGTGGACGCACGGGCTCATTGAGCAGCTGGAAGCCCAAAGCCTACACGTCTGCTACCACGACCGCGACTTCACGCCGGGACGCACCGTGCTGGAGAACATGTCCGAGTGCATCCAGGAGAGCCAGAAAGTCCTGCTGGTCCTCAGCTCAGAGTTTGTGAGGAGCCGCTGGTGTCTCCTGGAGGCCAACATGTCTCTGTTCCGAGACTGCCTGGAGAGGAAGCCTATCGTTCCCGTGCTCCTGGAGCCGGACGTCTGCGTCCCGCTCCACCTGTGTCACCTCACCTACCTGGAAGCCCATAATCCAGAATTTCTGGCCAAGCTACTGAAGGTGCTCTTCACCCCCAACCGGCAGCTCCAAGACTCCACGGTGGTTCCCTACCAGCCGCCGTCCATCTACAACGGGAAAGCCCTGCAGCCTTTAACTGCCGTGAACGTGGAAAGTCTTCAGGCGTGGGACGCCGGCCGGTTCAGTGAGATGGACGTTCCGGACCAACTGCGCCTGATCATTGAAGACCAGACCAAATACAAGGAGGCCATTGGCATCATCAACAGCGTGTCTCCTAAGAAAGTGTGGCTGCGGCCACTCTGGAAGAGGGTGATCTTCTATGTTACCGGGGTGACTGTCATTTTGGGGTTACTTCCAATGTTTTTGTATTTGTCAGCGTCCACTATGACTTATTGTTTTCCCATAAGCCCTGACTACAATTCCATAGGAGAGCGGACCATAACCATCCTAAGTTTCTTCTCCATTCCACTCGGGTTGCTCGTTCACCTTGCTCTTTGGAAGCACGATGACGAGAAGTACGTCGTGAGGGAGATGCAAAAAGCTGTGGGTCAAGCCAACGTAATCCTCAGCAAGGAGAAGCTCCTGATGGGTTGTCAGTCCAATTCCATCATTTATCTGACCTACGTTTCCCTGGACGCTTGCAAAGGGGAATTTGCGGACACGTTTCAGCATCCGGCCAGCGCGGAGAAGCTCTTTAAATTAGCTCTAGTCCAGTTCTCCTCAGGGTACGCCTGCTGCCTTGCTAAGCGGCACTTCCCCTTTCCTCAGCCTTGCCCCGGCCCGGCTCATTTGGAGGGAGGGGTGTGTTTTTGTCAGTATGTTTCCCAGCAACTGAGCCGAGGGGAGTGGAAGTGAAAGTATTGCGAATACCAGGCAGACCAAGCATTTGGTAATGTCTTGAGTc harbors:
- the LOC125970379 gene encoding uncharacterized protein, whose protein sequence is MDEISSSAGSAAVPSADVPPLRQGESFHVFISYSSTDYQWTHGLIEQLEAQSLHVCYHDRDFTPGRTVLENMSECIQESQKVLLVLSSEFVRSRWCLLEANMSLFRDCLERKPIVPVLLEPDVCVPLHLCHLTYLEAHNPEFLAKLLKVLFTPNRQLQDSTVVPYQPPSIYNGKALQPLTAVNVESLQAWDAGRFSEMDVPDQLRLIIEDQTKYKEAIGIINSVSPKKVWLRPLWKRVIFYVTGVTVILGLLPMFLYLSASTMTYCFPISPDYNSIGERTITILSFFSIPLGLLVHLALWKHDDEKYVVREMQKAVGQANVILSKEKLLMGCQSNSIIYLTYVSLDACKGEFADTFQHPASAEKLFKLALVQFSSGYACCLAKRHFPFPQPCPGPAHLEGGVCFCQYVSQQLSRGEWK